The genomic DNA GCATGGTTCGACCGGTTCCCGGACGCAGCCATCCTTGATCAAAGAGCGCTATGGGTGTTTTTACTGATCGTTCTGGTCATCAAGGGCGCGGGTCCGATTTCATTTGACCGGGCACTCTCCCCCAAAAACTAGAGCGCCGCGCGCACCTCTTCTTCGGTTTGCGCCGTCCACCCCAGAAACAACCGATCGCCCGCTTTGATCAGCGGGCGTTTCATCAGTGCGGGATGGGTTTTGAGCAGCTCAGCGGGGTCCCCCGCGCGCTCGATCTCGGACAGGCCCCGCCATGTGGTCGAACGGGTGTTGACCAGCTTGTTGCCAAATTGTGC from Sulfitobacter sp. S190 includes the following:
- a CDS encoding arsenate reductase family protein; this translates as MEVFGLKNCDTCRKAMKALPEAQLRDVRIDGVPADVMAQAHAQFGNKLVNTRSTTWRGLSEIERAGDPAELLKTHPALMKRPLIKAGDRLFLGWTAQTEEEVRAAL